The DNA window GTCCGCCGCCCAGGCCGCGAAGTCGGGGAAGCGGCTGTCGGCACCCGCCGACATGTTCGCCAGCCATCCCCGCGCGACGCGGGACGGGTCGGGGTCCCCGCTGCTGTCCAGCACCCAGCGGTCGGTGTGCCGCGGAAACTTCTGCGCGTACACCGCTCCCACGTACGTCCCGTACGAGATCCCCCACGCCGAGAGCTTCTCCTCGCCCAGGGCCTGACGGAAGCGGTCGATGTCACGCACCTCGTTCGCCGTGGTGAAGCTGCGCAGCACTGCTCCGCCGTTGCGTGCGCAGGCGTCGGCGACGCGCCGGGATCGGGCGAGGTTGTCCGCGATCCCGCCGTCCGGTGCCGGCCAGGACCGGAGGGTCACCAGGTCGCGGTCCCCCTCGTCGAGCCCGCAGCTCGCCGTCGTGCTCCCGCCCACGCCGCGCGGGTCGAGGCTGACGATGTCGTACGCGCCCTTCATCTCCTTGCGCAGCGCCGCCGCCTTCTGCGTCAGCCGCTGCACGCCGGAGCTGCCGGGACCCCCGGCGATCACCAGCAGCGTCCCGCGCCGTGCCTCGGGGCGGTCGCTGCGCAGACGGGAGACGGCGAGGGTGAGCTGCCGTCCGCCGGGGTAGCGGTAGTCGAGCGGTACGGGCAGCTCCGCGCACTCCTGGTCGGTGGGGCCGCCGGTACTGGCGCACGGCTCCCACGTGAGGGTGGGCACGGCTGTCGCAGCCGTGGCGGCGGGGACGGCGCTCAGGGTGGACGCGACGGCTGCGGCGGAGAGTGCGAGGAGGAGGGTTCTGGGGGCTCTGCGGGAGTAAGTCGTCATGCGACAAGGGTTGTTGAGCGAACCGCCACTGCCCATGCGGCAGGCATGACACCGCACGTGGGGGTAGCCCCCGCAAGGGCCGCCTACGCGTACTACGGGTGTGCCGCTTACGGTTCCGATGGCATTCGAACGTCCGTCCCGGGAGAGAAGCACTTGAACGGCCCCGCCCGTCCGACGCCGGCACCACCGCAGGCGCCCGCATCGATGACGGCACCGATGACGGCGGCCCGTGCCGTCACCGATGTCCTCCAGCCCCGCAACGTTCTGCTCGCGGGCATGCCAGGCATCGGGCTCGCCGCCGCCGGCGACTGGACCGGGCTGCTGTGGGGCCTGCTCGGCGCCCTGTGCGCGGGTCTGGTCCCCGCCGGGTACATCGAGTGGGAGCGCAAGCGCGGAACCTGGGGCGACCGGCACGTCGTCGACCGCACCAAGCGGGCACCGATCTTCTTCGTCATCCTCGGCTCGGTCGGCGCCGGTTCGCTCCTCATGGTCCTCGGCGGCGCCCCCGCCGGGATTCTGTACGCGATGCTCGGCCTCTGGGCGATGACCGTCCTCCTGCTGGCCGTGAACACCGTCTGGAAGATCTCGGTGGACTCGGCGGTCGCGTCGGCCGTCGTGGCCCTGCTCGCCGCCGTGCACTCCCTCTGGTGGCTGATCGCGTACGCCGTTGCCGCCGCTGTCTGCTGGTCCCGGGTCGCCCTGCGGTACCACACCGTCGCGCAGACGGTGGCCGGAGCGGCCGCCGGTGCGGCCACCTCGGCTCCGTTCCTGTTCCTGGTCGTCTGAGCCCCTCCGGGGGGCCTCACACGGGACCGCAACCGGTTAGGCCCGGCGTACTGCTGATCCGCCGTCGGCCCGAGCGGGTTGCCGTACCTCTCCATGGTGCGCGACTCCAGGGCCGCGACCGCGGTACGTAACTCGCCCTCACCGAAAGGGGCGGCAACGGGGTGAAGTAGGTTCAGCAGCCTTGAGATTGTCAGATTGAATCGGGGTTGGTGCGCAAGTGCTGGTGGCGGACAGATACCGGCTGGACACACCCATCGGGCGGGGCGGGATGGGTGAGGTCTGGCGGGCCACGGACGAGGTGCTGGGCCGGCCAGTCGCCGTCAAACTGCTGCTCGGCAACGGGGCCGACGCTTCGGCCGCGGCCCGGTTCCGGCTGGAGGCCCAGACCGCCGCCCGGCTGAGCCACCCTCACCTGGTGGCGGTGTTCGACTTCGGGGCGTGGGAGGACCGCTTCTACCTCGTCATGGAGCTCGTCGAGGGGACGAGCCTGGCCCAGACCCTCGTCTCCGAGGGCGCGCTGCGGGCCGATCGCGTCGCCCACATCGCCGCCCAGGCCGCCGCCGGCCTGGCAGCGGCCCACCGCCAGGGCGTCGTGCACCGCGACATCAAGCCCGGCAACCTCATGACCAGCAACGACGGCACGGTCAAGATCGCCGACTTCGGCATCGCCCAGTTTGTCGACGACCCCGCCACGGCGCTCACCACCGCCGGCCAGATCGTGGGCACCAGCCTCTACCTGGCACCGGAGCGGGCGCTGGGGAGACCCGCCGGCCCCGCCTCCGACATGTACTCCCTCGGCTGCGTCCTCTACCAACTGCTGGCGGGCCGCCCGCCGTTCCAGGCCGACACCGCGACCGGCACGCTGTACCAGCACGTCGACGCCGTGCCCGTACCGCCGCGCAACCTCGGCGTCGACGTGCCCGGCCCCTTCGAGTCGTACCTGCTGCGTCTGCTCGCCAAGCAGCCCGAGGACCGGCCGACGGCCGAGCAGGTGGCCGACTGGTTCCGCCTGGACTCCTGGCGCGGCCACCCCGAACCGCTGCCCGCGCCGCTCCCAGCCGGCGCCCCCGCGTCCCCCGCGACAACGACGTACTCGCTCCCCTCCACCGGCGCCCCGCGCCCGGCTTCCCGGCGCCGCGCGGCGCCGCCCACGCAGCGTCCGAGCACCCGGAAGTTCGTACGCCGCCGCCCGCGCGTCGCGAGCGCGATCGCCGGTGCCATCGCCTTCCTCGCGGCGGTGCTCGTCGGCATGGCCTGGCTGTCCCCGGAACGCAGCTCCGCCGAAACCCCGGAGCCGAGCCCCACAGCCACCACCGAGTCACCCCGGTAGCCCCGCCGCGCGCCACCGCCGCGGGGCACCACCGTGACGCGGCACGCAACGCGGCGGGCGCGGCTCAGTCGGCGCGGGTGTGCGCGGCGACCCGCTGGGCAGGCAGGCGCGGGCGGCGGGTGAGGCGCAGCGCGCGGATCACGCGGGCGCCCTCGTCGTGCGGCCGCGTGCGGACCAGCTCCGCGAACAGCGCACGCCCGGCGATCAGGGCCCGCCGCATCGCCTCGGTGTCCGTGTCACCCGCCGCGGCCCGTTCGGCCGCCTCGTGCAGCAGCCGGCGGGCGCCCGCCTCGTGCGGGCAGTGCACGGACAGCGCCTCGTACTGCCGCTGCACGGACTCGGCCGGGAAACCCCGGTCGCGAGCCAGGCTGCTCAGCAGTTGGTTGGCGCGCGCGACCGCCGGCCCCGGCGCGTCGACGAACTGTTCCTGGAATCCGGCCCATTGCGCGGCGTACTGCTCACGCGCCTCCAGCGACAGGCTCCTGACCCGCAGTCCGCCGTACCGGCGCAGCCTCTCGCCCAGCTCGTGTTCC is part of the Streptomyces agglomeratus genome and encodes:
- a CDS encoding serine/threonine-protein kinase; amino-acid sequence: MLVADRYRLDTPIGRGGMGEVWRATDEVLGRPVAVKLLLGNGADASAAARFRLEAQTAARLSHPHLVAVFDFGAWEDRFYLVMELVEGTSLAQTLVSEGALRADRVAHIAAQAAAGLAAAHRQGVVHRDIKPGNLMTSNDGTVKIADFGIAQFVDDPATALTTAGQIVGTSLYLAPERALGRPAGPASDMYSLGCVLYQLLAGRPPFQADTATGTLYQHVDAVPVPPRNLGVDVPGPFESYLLRLLAKQPEDRPTAEQVADWFRLDSWRGHPEPLPAPLPAGAPASPATTTYSLPSTGAPRPASRRRAAPPTQRPSTRKFVRRRPRVASAIAGAIAFLAAVLVGMAWLSPERSSAETPEPSPTATTESPR
- a CDS encoding alpha/beta hydrolase — translated: MTTYSRRAPRTLLLALSAAAVASTLSAVPAATAATAVPTLTWEPCASTGGPTDQECAELPVPLDYRYPGGRQLTLAVSRLRSDRPEARRGTLLVIAGGPGSSGVQRLTQKAAALRKEMKGAYDIVSLDPRGVGGSTTASCGLDEGDRDLVTLRSWPAPDGGIADNLARSRRVADACARNGGAVLRSFTTANEVRDIDRFRQALGEEKLSAWGISYGTYVGAVYAQKFPRHTDRWVLDSSGDPDPSRVARGWLANMSAGADSRFPDFAAWAADPAREDAGLRLARRPEDVRAVVLGLAAELDRRPKASDRPGRPLTGNRLRQALQGALYSDSAFPQVARLIQQAQDPAATPVLTPDIAGALSDQVAAVTMGVVCNDVRWPAAPASSYARAVAADRVRYPLTAGMPVNVTPCAFWKGAPVEKPTRITGRGPSNILMVQSLRDPSTPYFGALRMREALGDRARLVTVEHGGHGVYLGNGNACGDREVTRFLTTGVRPGRDTYCAD